One Dictyoglomus thermophilum H-6-12 DNA window includes the following coding sequences:
- a CDS encoding sugar transferase → MKKSKRLFDFMLSLLGLFITIPIFLVVSLLIKLEDNGPIFYKQKRVGYKGKEFHIWKFRTMVVNADSLGRLITVGKDPRITKVGFWLRKFRIDEIPQLINVLKGEMSLVGPRPEVPKYLKFYDEEMRRILEYVPGMTDPTSLNFLDESEVLAKAEDPEEKYIKEILPLKVKQSLKYLERSNLWTDFLVILKTIFNLIKI, encoded by the coding sequence ATGAAAAAGAGTAAAAGATTATTTGATTTTATGCTTAGTTTATTAGGTTTGTTCATTACAATACCAATTTTTCTAGTTGTAAGTTTACTCATCAAATTAGAGGATAATGGCCCTATATTTTATAAGCAAAAGAGGGTGGGGTATAAGGGGAAGGAGTTTCACATATGGAAATTTAGGACAATGGTTGTAAATGCAGATAGTTTAGGGAGGCTTATAACAGTTGGTAAAGATCCGAGAATAACTAAAGTGGGTTTTTGGTTAAGAAAATTTAGGATCGATGAAATACCTCAATTAATAAATGTGTTGAAAGGAGAAATGAGTTTGGTTGGACCAAGGCCTGAGGTTCCCAAGTATTTAAAATTTTACGATGAAGAAATGCGGAGAATACTAGAGTATGTTCCAGGGATGACAGATCCGACATCTTTAAATTTTTTGGATGAAAGCGAAGTTTTAGCCAAAGCTGAAGATCCAGAGGAAAAATATATAAAAGAAATTTTACCTTTAAAAGTCAAACAAAGTTTAAAATACTTGGAAAGATCTAATTTATGGACTGATTTTTTAGTAATATTAAAAACAATATTCAATTTGATAAAGATTTGA
- a CDS encoding toxin-antitoxin system TumE family protein translates to MNLERRFIDSSIYRHDNAPHKNWKKVKTFPKHFHMGTEENVVESYISNNPEEAIREFLNFIRDKILE, encoded by the coding sequence TTGAATCTGGAGAGGAGGTTTATTGATAGTTCCATATATAGGCACGATAATGCTCCTCATAAGAATTGGAAGAAAGTAAAAACTTTTCCAAAGCATTTTCATATGGGGACAGAAGAAAATGTAGTTGAGAGCTACATTTCTAATAATCCTGAGGAGGCAATAAGAGAGTTCCTAAATTTTATAAGAGATAAAATACTTGAATGA
- a CDS encoding AbrB/MazE/SpoVT family DNA-binding domain-containing protein, with amino-acid sequence MREFLNLKPGDQVEFVIENDIVKLVPIHSKLDECFGRVKPKRKLEYYKK; translated from the coding sequence ATAAGGGAATTTTTAAATCTTAAGCCTGGAGATCAAGTTGAGTTTGTTATAGAGAATGATATAGTAAAACTTGTTCCTATACATTCAAAGTTAGATGAGTGTTTTGGTAGAGTAAAACCTAAAAGGAAGCTAGAATATTATAAAAAATAA
- a CDS encoding PIN domain-containing protein yields MKFLDNLLLQYFTKDDRVLTSPLVIFETIFMLQSYYKLPRKEIRDLLIPILNLRGLKLDYKDIFE; encoded by the coding sequence ATGAAATTTTTGGATAACCTATTGTTGCAATATTTCACTAAAGATGATAGGGTTTTAACGAGTCCTTTAGTTATTTTTGAGACAATTTTTATGCTTCAAAGTTATTATAAACTTCCCAGAAAAGAGATTAGAGATTTACTTATTCCTATATTAAATCTTAGAGGCTTAAAATTGGATTATAAGGATATATTTGAGTAG
- a CDS encoding nucleotidyltransferase family protein, protein MPVRSLNSSVLKWADRKKIEEELENWIDKVVKEKRGVIKIGYFGSYARGDYGVGSDLDIIIILESSSLPFEKRGIEWDTTNFSVPVDLLIYTIEEWQKLEKENSSFYKKVSKEVIWLFTA, encoded by the coding sequence ATGCCAGTGAGATCCTTGAATTCGTCAGTTCTAAAATGGGCAGACCGTAAAAAGATCGAAGAAGAATTGGAAAACTGGATAGATAAAGTAGTTAAGGAAAAAAGAGGAGTAATAAAAATAGGATACTTTGGCTCTTATGCTCGAGGAGATTATGGGGTAGGAAGCGACCTGGATATAATCATAATTTTAGAAAGTTCCTCCCTTCCTTTTGAAAAGAGAGGTATAGAATGGGATACTACAAATTTTTCTGTACCAGTAGACCTCTTAATATATACCATAGAAGAATGGCAAAAACTTGAAAAAGAAAATTCCTCTTTTTACAAAAAAGTAAGCAAAGAGGTTATTTGGTTGTTTACGGCTTAA
- a CDS encoding HEPN domain-containing protein: MNRAFDWLKQAKRDLEQAIDSQKAGRHEWACFSAQQSAEKAVKALHLFLNQEAWGHVIAKLLSELPEEISVPQELIEKAKVLDNFYIPTRYPNGHPEGAPFEHYGPLQSKEAIEYASEILEFVSSKMGRP, from the coding sequence ATGAATAGAGCTTTTGATTGGCTAAAACAGGCTAAAAGAGATTTAGAACAAGCGATAGATTCACAAAAAGCAGGAAGGCATGAATGGGCATGTTTTTCTGCACAGCAATCTGCGGAAAAAGCAGTAAAAGCATTACATCTATTTTTAAATCAAGAGGCATGGGGACATGTAATTGCAAAACTTCTCTCAGAACTTCCTGAAGAAATCTCTGTTCCCCAAGAGCTAATAGAAAAAGCAAAAGTATTAGACAATTTCTATATACCTACAAGATATCCTAATGGACATCCCGAAGGAGCACCCTTTGAACACTATGGACCATTGCAAAGTAAGGAGGCAATAGAATATGCCAGTGAGATCCTTGAATTCGTCAGTTCTAAAATGGGCAGACCGTAA
- a CDS encoding SLBB domain-containing protein, with protein sequence MNKLRIILALVLFLFSCAFAQTTQGQTTTQSQTTVTGEIYFGRIAEPDKYILGVGDVIRIYLIQQAGEPISFDAVVSPTGAVSLPLVGSLKIAGLTLSEATKEISRRLIRFYPKSTIFIDLVYPRKFKIYVLGEVEKAGTQLISALSTLDDAIKLAGLKPSASLRRIQIKRGNKTIEVDYLKFLKYGDTSQNPYVEEGDIIYVPLMGKSVKVLGEVKDPGIYEIKEGEKLKDVLDMAGGLTEKADLFGSYIERQIDGNKQIISIDLLKLIYQKDDKENLELKDGDSIVIPLKVDKVYVIGYVAKPQVFTIVSGEFKNEVGGQSAIGESEIKEGAKISELISKAGGVLPNGSRRRVQVIRDGQVIKEVDLFKVLVKGDVEEEKVKLVPGDIVYVPLAEKTVKVLGEVKDPGIYEIKPGERIKDVIEMAGGFTVRADLKNITVERYITEKKEVIQLDLTKLYKEGDESVNIILEDGDIINIPIKTE encoded by the coding sequence ATGAATAAGTTGAGAATTATTTTGGCTCTTGTTTTATTTCTTTTTTCTTGTGCTTTTGCACAAACTACTCAGGGGCAAACTACTACTCAGAGCCAAACTACTGTAACGGGGGAAATATATTTTGGAAGAATTGCAGAACCTGATAAGTATATACTTGGCGTTGGAGATGTAATAAGAATTTATTTAATTCAGCAAGCGGGAGAGCCTATTTCTTTTGATGCTGTAGTTTCACCTACGGGAGCTGTTAGTTTGCCTCTTGTAGGATCGCTAAAAATTGCTGGTTTAACTCTCTCTGAAGCCACAAAAGAAATTTCGAGGCGTCTTATTAGGTTTTATCCTAAAAGCACTATATTCATAGATCTCGTTTATCCTCGCAAGTTTAAAATATATGTTTTAGGTGAAGTAGAAAAGGCAGGAACTCAATTAATTTCTGCACTAAGTACCTTAGATGATGCTATTAAGCTTGCAGGATTAAAACCCTCTGCCTCTTTACGTCGTATTCAGATAAAAAGAGGAAATAAAACTATAGAGGTAGATTATTTAAAATTTTTGAAATATGGAGATACCTCTCAAAATCCATATGTAGAAGAGGGAGACATTATATATGTACCTCTTATGGGGAAGAGTGTTAAGGTGCTTGGTGAAGTAAAAGATCCTGGAATATATGAGATAAAGGAAGGAGAAAAGTTAAAAGATGTACTTGATATGGCTGGAGGCCTTACAGAAAAAGCAGATCTTTTCGGAAGCTATATAGAAAGACAGATTGATGGGAATAAGCAGATAATAAGTATAGATCTTCTTAAGTTAATTTATCAGAAAGATGACAAAGAAAACTTAGAGCTTAAAGATGGGGATTCTATAGTTATACCTTTAAAAGTGGATAAAGTTTATGTAATAGGATACGTGGCTAAGCCTCAGGTTTTTACTATTGTATCTGGAGAATTTAAAAATGAGGTTGGAGGACAGAGTGCTATAGGAGAAAGTGAGATAAAAGAGGGGGCAAAAATAAGTGAGCTTATCAGTAAGGCTGGAGGAGTGCTTCCTAATGGAAGTAGAAGAAGAGTTCAAGTTATAAGAGATGGTCAAGTAATAAAAGAAGTTGATTTATTTAAAGTACTTGTAAAAGGAGATGTGGAGGAGGAAAAAGTTAAATTAGTTCCTGGGGATATAGTGTATGTGCCATTGGCAGAGAAGACTGTAAAGGTCCTTGGTGAGGTGAAAGATCCAGGGATATATGAAATTAAGCCTGGAGAGAGAATAAAAGATGTGATAGAGATGGCTGGAGGGTTTACAGTAAGGGCAGATCTTAAGAATATAACGGTAGAAAGATATATTACTGAGAAAAAAGAAGTAATACAACTTGATTTAACAAAACTTTATAAAGAAGGAGATGAAAGTGTAAATATAATTCTTGAGGATGGTGATATAATTAACATTCCTATAAAGACTGAGTAG
- a CDS encoding SLBB domain-containing protein yields the protein MKRAILVLILLIASFSLIYAQEAPSLGEVYSGKVIEPDKYVLGPGDVLRIFVVQENNKTESFTVSVSPTGFIFLPLVGSIKVLNLTLSDATKEISRQLVRFYPRSNIYVDLINVKKVNILITGEVANPGNYKVSALSTLDDVLKIAGGLKASASYRRIFIKRGEKVLELDYLKFLKYGDTSQNPYVEEGDFIYVPLMGDRVKILGRVKSPGEYEVKDGERLKDVLDMAGGLAINASLFDATLDRVDGTRIYLDLYGLYYGDKERKDKANIELKDGDSITVLTETKRVYVLGFVANPGPIQLVEEIKTGPQGEEIGGVTQAVVGAKISELIKEAGGVLPNGSTRRIELRRGGKESDKIIIDLYRVLVLGEESEEDIKVNPGDVIYVPPVLKSVKILGQVRNPGVYEIVEGDRIREILLKAGGLTEKAAREGGELVRLENGKKLTYKFNVVNALQGIEKDNLELKDGDTLYIPELRRLVYVLGQVNNPAAYEYREGRKLTEYISMAGGFKDRADLSRIAIVREINGETKVIPINVNEIVNKGRSDLDITIEENDIIFVPEVFIKGWQDIVNILSGIFYVYSLLKPIVGW from the coding sequence ATGAAAAGAGCCATTTTAGTGTTAATACTACTTATTGCTTCTTTCTCTTTAATATATGCTCAGGAAGCTCCTTCTTTAGGAGAAGTTTATTCTGGGAAGGTTATTGAACCTGATAAGTACGTCTTAGGGCCAGGAGATGTTTTAAGGATATTTGTAGTGCAAGAAAATAATAAAACAGAAAGTTTTACTGTTTCAGTGTCTCCCACAGGATTTATATTTCTTCCTCTTGTAGGTAGTATTAAAGTTCTTAATCTTACCCTTTCCGATGCTACAAAGGAGATTTCAAGACAGCTTGTTAGATTTTATCCCAGGTCAAATATTTATGTGGATTTGATTAATGTGAAAAAAGTAAATATTTTGATTACTGGGGAGGTTGCAAATCCTGGAAATTACAAAGTTTCTGCCTTAAGTACCTTAGATGATGTATTAAAAATAGCTGGAGGATTAAAGGCTTCTGCTTCCTATAGGAGAATATTTATAAAGAGGGGAGAAAAAGTATTAGAATTAGATTATCTAAAATTTTTGAAATATGGAGATACCTCTCAGAATCCATATGTAGAAGAAGGAGATTTTATATACGTACCTCTTATGGGCGATAGAGTAAAGATACTTGGGAGAGTGAAAAGCCCCGGAGAATACGAAGTAAAGGATGGGGAGAGATTGAAAGATGTGCTTGATATGGCTGGGGGGCTTGCAATAAATGCTTCCTTATTTGATGCTACTCTTGATAGAGTAGATGGTACTAGAATTTATCTTGACCTTTATGGATTATATTATGGAGATAAAGAAAGAAAAGATAAGGCAAATATTGAATTAAAAGATGGAGATAGTATTACTGTGCTTACAGAGACGAAGAGGGTATATGTGCTTGGTTTTGTAGCAAATCCAGGACCAATTCAACTTGTAGAGGAGATAAAAACAGGTCCTCAGGGGGAGGAGATTGGAGGAGTAACTCAGGCAGTAGTTGGGGCAAAAATAAGCGAGCTTATCAAAGAAGCAGGGGGAGTTCTTCCTAATGGAAGTACGAGAAGAATTGAGCTTAGACGTGGTGGAAAGGAAAGCGATAAGATCATTATAGATCTATATAGAGTGCTTGTACTTGGAGAGGAAAGTGAAGAGGATATAAAAGTAAATCCAGGAGATGTCATATATGTACCTCCTGTATTGAAGAGTGTAAAGATATTGGGACAGGTAAGAAATCCGGGGGTTTATGAAATTGTAGAGGGAGATAGGATAAGAGAGATACTTTTAAAAGCAGGAGGGCTTACAGAAAAAGCTGCAAGAGAAGGTGGAGAGCTTGTTAGGTTGGAAAACGGGAAAAAATTAACTTATAAGTTTAACGTAGTAAATGCTTTGCAAGGTATAGAAAAAGATAATTTAGAGTTAAAAGATGGAGATACATTGTATATACCTGAATTAAGAAGATTGGTATATGTTCTTGGACAGGTAAATAATCCTGCTGCTTATGAGTACAGAGAGGGTAGGAAACTTACGGAATATATCAGTATGGCAGGTGGATTTAAAGATAGGGCAGATCTTTCAAGGATTGCTATTGTAAGGGAAATAAATGGCGAGACAAAAGTTATACCTATAAATGTTAATGAGATAGTGAATAAAGGAAGAAGTGATCTTGACATTACAATAGAAGAAAATGACATAATTTTTGTTCCTGAAGTTTTTATAAAAGGATGGCAGGATATTGTGAACATATTGAGTGGAATATTCTATGTGTACTCACTTCTTAAGCCTATTGTAGGATGGTAA
- a CDS encoding alpha/beta hydrolase has translation MIYSFRIGKPQKGWVVIVHGLGEHIGRYEKIVNDLVERNYGVIGFDHPGHGRSDGKRGDTSIEEIVSIIDNLTSDIPKFHLFGHSLGGLIATRYAQERQDKIKSLVISAPALGVKVDPVTNFIAKAFGKILPSVTINNKLDPQYLSRNKKVIEKCMNDPLMHSKISFRLGLSMMENIKIAHEKASSLNVPILILVPTEDRYVDPNGAREFFKKLTHEDKKLIEFPGGYHELFEDEEYKDEFYKNIYDWIESHN, from the coding sequence ATGATTTATTCTTTTAGAATTGGTAAGCCACAGAAGGGGTGGGTTGTAATTGTACATGGGCTTGGAGAACATATTGGAAGATACGAGAAGATAGTAAATGATTTAGTAGAAAGGAATTATGGAGTTATTGGTTTTGATCATCCAGGGCATGGTAGAAGTGATGGAAAAAGAGGGGATACATCTATTGAAGAAATTGTTTCGATAATTGATAATTTGACCTCTGATATCCCTAAATTTCATCTTTTTGGGCATAGTCTTGGAGGATTAATTGCTACAAGATATGCTCAGGAGAGACAAGATAAAATAAAATCTCTTGTGATTTCTGCTCCTGCCTTGGGAGTTAAAGTAGATCCAGTTACAAATTTTATTGCAAAGGCTTTTGGAAAAATTCTTCCAAGTGTAACTATAAACAATAAGTTAGATCCTCAATATCTGTCGAGAAATAAAAAGGTGATTGAAAAGTGTATGAATGATCCTCTTATGCATAGCAAAATTTCTTTTAGATTAGGACTCTCTATGATGGAAAACATAAAAATAGCTCATGAAAAGGCTTCAAGTCTTAATGTACCTATACTTATATTAGTGCCTACCGAGGATAGATATGTGGATCCTAATGGAGCTCGAGAGTTTTTTAAAAAGTTAACTCATGAAGACAAAAAATTAATAGAATTTCCTGGTGGATATCATGAGCTTTTTGAGGATGAAGAGTATAAGGATGAGTTTTATAAAAATATCTATGATTGGATAGAAAGTCATAATTAA
- a CDS encoding SOS response-associated peptidase gives MCGRFTLVQVEKIPTRFNAQIIGEINLRKRYNISPNQPVPIVFQESPNKVEEMIWGLIPHWAEDPKIGNKLINARAETLLKKPAFKESFLRRRCLVPADGFYEWKKLGKEKIPYYIKMKDSSLFAFAGLYDVWKSPDGRLIKTFTIITTEPNELVKEIHNRMPVILRKEYEEIWINKEETDVKKLQSLLVPYPAEEMEAYPVSKKVNSPSYDSEDLIKPVKIYIIPKNEQSQFDI, from the coding sequence ATGTGCGGAAGATTTACCCTTGTTCAAGTTGAGAAAATTCCTACAAGATTCAATGCTCAGATAATAGGAGAGATAAACTTAAGAAAAAGATATAATATCTCTCCCAATCAGCCAGTGCCTATTGTTTTTCAAGAAAGTCCAAACAAAGTAGAAGAAATGATATGGGGACTAATTCCCCATTGGGCAGAAGATCCTAAGATTGGAAACAAGCTCATCAATGCAAGAGCAGAAACTCTTCTTAAAAAGCCAGCTTTTAAAGAGTCTTTCTTAAGAAGGAGATGTCTTGTACCTGCCGATGGATTTTATGAATGGAAAAAATTAGGAAAAGAAAAAATCCCCTATTATATAAAAATGAAAGATTCATCACTCTTTGCCTTTGCAGGCCTCTATGATGTTTGGAAAAGTCCTGATGGAAGATTAATAAAAACCTTCACCATAATAACAACCGAGCCTAATGAGCTGGTAAAAGAAATACACAATCGAATGCCTGTTATCTTAAGAAAAGAATATGAAGAGATATGGATAAATAAGGAAGAAACTGACGTTAAAAAACTACAATCTCTCCTTGTTCCATATCCTGCAGAAGAGATGGAAGCATACCCTGTATCAAAAAAGGTAAATAGCCCTTCTTATGATAGTGAAGATCTTATAAAACCCGTAAAAATTTATATCATTCCCAAAAACGAGCAAAGTCAATTTGATATTTAA
- a CDS encoding PorV/PorQ family protein, translating to MKKSLIVGFLTIIFLLSITFASDTGGVFSPMIFNARSAGMGEAFTAISEGLSGLVYNPAGLTFEEKAMVGFSHTQLPQSFTRVEFVGGAINFGVFNVGLGFQATGVTNPDELLFPYYDATLNLTLAKKINEKLSIGTSLHSYIAKLDTGEAEGLGVDIGTIYEIIPNLKIGAVWYNPISYIKWNTGTVETAGRQDLVIGVSYKLTLGEFPLNFAFDFSLYDKIYFYQRLHLGLETQIPKTPVFIRTGYNGEKNTISFGLGVNINNIEFDYAFLYTKDLSNQHLFSLSLKF from the coding sequence ATGAAAAAGAGTTTAATAGTAGGATTTTTAACGATAATATTTCTTCTGTCTATAACCTTTGCCAGCGATACTGGGGGAGTATTCTCCCCCATGATATTCAATGCAAGATCAGCAGGAATGGGAGAGGCCTTTACTGCCATATCCGAAGGACTCTCTGGCTTAGTTTATAATCCTGCTGGATTAACCTTTGAAGAAAAAGCAATGGTGGGTTTTAGCCATACACAACTTCCTCAAAGTTTCACAAGGGTAGAATTTGTAGGAGGAGCAATAAACTTTGGAGTCTTTAATGTAGGTTTAGGATTTCAAGCAACAGGAGTAACAAATCCCGATGAACTATTATTCCCATATTATGATGCTACCCTTAATCTCACCTTAGCTAAAAAAATTAATGAAAAATTAAGCATTGGAACATCTCTTCACTCATATATAGCTAAATTAGATACAGGCGAAGCTGAAGGATTAGGTGTCGATATAGGAACAATCTATGAGATAATTCCAAACTTAAAAATTGGAGCAGTATGGTACAATCCTATAAGTTATATCAAGTGGAACACAGGTACAGTAGAAACTGCAGGAAGACAAGATTTAGTTATAGGAGTCTCCTACAAACTAACCTTAGGAGAATTTCCTTTGAACTTTGCCTTTGATTTCAGCCTTTACGACAAAATATACTTCTACCAGAGGCTTCATTTGGGTTTAGAAACCCAAATACCAAAAACTCCAGTATTTATTAGAACAGGATATAACGGGGAGAAAAATACTATAAGTTTTGGCCTTGGGGTAAACATAAACAATATAGAATTCGACTATGCATTCCTCTATACAAAAGATCTATCAAATCAACACTTATTCAGCCTCTCATTAAAATTCTAA
- a CDS encoding M6 family metalloprotease domain-containing protein: MGKKIVLILSLFLVLALILNTSFAQVLPLTKVHIMPPHEKLLEKKVKLPKLPEVSPSNIPQGIKIYGTIERAQGTGKAIVIPVEFTDKPRQPENVIPSNYFDILFNSIGADWTTINPYNVGSVREFYKENSYNQFDITATVLPWYTATYTYGYYINDNNYGFNGGVFVLVKEVLQNAVNQGYDLRNYDVIFVIHSGQGAEWTEDHNDIWSHASTIYVTIDGQKVPIRYSIEPEYMEDYDSQGNPVIVPQTVGVFVHEMGHSFGHLPDLYDRDYSSLGLGRWSLMAGGSWNGPAGPGGYSLGGGPSHFDAWCKIQLGWVTPIVPKEDLSNVSIPPVETNPVVYKLWTDGVEGPEYFLIENRQKIGFDEYLRGSGLLIYHVDENMRSFQNDYEWYPGLDPSRHYLVALEQADRKWDLEKKVNSGDSGDPYPGSTNNTTFDENSTPNSKAYGEIPTSVAVRNIQLSGENIICNIYVKTQNAPQSTSFIKHLAWTGDNPLTIRPLFKWEAIPYATNYRLQVATDSNFNNIVIEVTTEKTEYRPTLDETLYPGKTYFARVRAENESGASSWTTISFTTPTSFEALLVADDGGEYGIAPYFEKALQDIGETYFIVDVYYDNAVPYASFMSNFNWVIWGGDWGAIYDPSVQNEIINYLDSGGKLFISSQDLGWGYSAGYISSTFYNTYLRANFIQDNVGIYSVKGTSTSEFADLSFTLNAEGSLKNQAYPDEIDPLEGARPILVYNPSGTSPIPIEIKLPEKIKEQKSQIVINKEIASSGTAGLFYADPEKHYGVVYFAFGLEGLSPDISGEVLGRVKYALFSSPDITATVTSSFNPNNNENCNINLTVQDNVGYAYITVKIYSTLNNQKKDLIRTLVENTRVDNGTYNFAWDGKDENGKVNPGRYMVEISAKDELNNITTKTYYITIPYGVPLSFLNVTKFSKTFNPNKEFAEIYFTITQDASVKFIVYSLAGVKLYEKDLGYLPAGDYSIIWEGINLKGETLKNGLYVFQLVATSSEGEARINRFIGILK; the protein is encoded by the coding sequence ATGGGTAAAAAAATTGTACTAATTCTTAGCCTCTTTCTTGTTTTAGCTCTCATATTAAACACTTCCTTTGCCCAAGTATTACCATTAACAAAAGTTCACATTATGCCACCCCACGAAAAACTCCTTGAAAAAAAGGTCAAACTTCCAAAGCTTCCTGAAGTTTCACCATCTAACATTCCTCAAGGAATAAAAATTTATGGAACCATTGAAAGAGCTCAAGGCACAGGCAAAGCAATTGTAATACCAGTAGAGTTTACGGACAAGCCAAGACAACCTGAAAACGTAATACCATCAAACTACTTTGACATACTCTTTAATAGCATAGGTGCAGATTGGACTACTATAAATCCATATAATGTAGGTAGCGTAAGAGAATTTTATAAAGAAAACTCCTATAATCAATTTGACATTACAGCAACAGTTTTACCATGGTATACTGCAACGTATACATATGGATACTATATAAATGACAATAACTATGGATTTAATGGGGGAGTGTTTGTCTTAGTAAAGGAAGTTCTTCAAAATGCGGTAAATCAAGGGTATGATTTAAGAAATTACGACGTTATATTTGTTATTCACTCAGGACAAGGAGCAGAATGGACAGAAGATCACAATGATATCTGGTCTCACGCCTCTACTATATATGTCACCATTGATGGTCAAAAAGTGCCCATAAGATATTCCATTGAGCCAGAATATATGGAAGATTACGATTCTCAAGGAAATCCTGTAATTGTTCCTCAAACGGTAGGTGTATTTGTCCATGAAATGGGACATTCCTTTGGACATCTTCCTGATCTTTACGATAGAGACTACTCCTCCTTAGGACTTGGTAGATGGAGCCTTATGGCAGGAGGATCTTGGAATGGCCCGGCAGGACCTGGAGGATATAGCTTAGGTGGAGGACCTTCTCACTTTGATGCTTGGTGTAAAATCCAGCTTGGGTGGGTAACTCCTATCGTTCCTAAGGAGGATTTAAGTAATGTAAGCATACCACCTGTGGAGACAAATCCTGTGGTATATAAGCTCTGGACCGATGGAGTAGAAGGTCCTGAGTATTTTTTGATTGAGAATAGGCAAAAAATAGGATTTGATGAATATTTGAGGGGGTCAGGACTTCTTATTTATCATGTAGACGAAAATATGCGAAGCTTCCAAAATGATTATGAATGGTATCCAGGCCTTGATCCATCAAGACATTATTTAGTAGCCTTAGAGCAAGCAGATAGAAAATGGGATTTAGAAAAAAAAGTTAATAGTGGAGACAGTGGTGATCCATATCCAGGATCTACCAATAATACAACTTTTGATGAAAATAGTACTCCAAACAGCAAAGCCTATGGAGAGATTCCAACCAGCGTTGCTGTTAGAAATATACAACTTTCAGGAGAAAACATTATATGTAATATTTATGTAAAAACTCAAAATGCGCCACAATCTACTTCCTTTATAAAGCATTTAGCATGGACAGGAGATAACCCTCTCACCATAAGACCATTATTTAAATGGGAAGCCATTCCTTATGCTACCAACTATAGATTACAAGTTGCTACAGATAGTAATTTTAACAATATAGTGATAGAAGTAACTACAGAAAAAACAGAGTACAGGCCAACTCTTGATGAAACCTTATATCCTGGCAAAACTTACTTTGCAAGAGTAAGAGCAGAAAACGAAAGTGGTGCATCATCTTGGACAACTATATCCTTCACAACTCCAACTTCTTTTGAAGCTCTACTTGTTGCCGATGATGGTGGAGAATACGGAATAGCTCCATATTTTGAAAAAGCCTTACAAGATATAGGTGAGACATATTTCATCGTAGACGTATATTATGACAATGCTGTACCGTATGCATCCTTTATGAGTAATTTTAACTGGGTAATATGGGGTGGAGATTGGGGAGCAATCTATGATCCATCAGTCCAAAACGAGATAATAAATTATCTTGATAGTGGTGGAAAACTTTTCATCTCAAGCCAAGATTTAGGCTGGGGATATTCAGCAGGATATATAAGTAGTACTTTCTACAATACATACTTGAGAGCCAACTTTATACAAGATAATGTAGGAATATATTCTGTAAAAGGCACAAGCACGAGCGAATTTGCAGATTTATCCTTCACTTTGAATGCAGAAGGATCTCTCAAAAATCAAGCATATCCTGATGAGATAGATCCACTGGAAGGAGCAAGACCAATCTTAGTCTATAATCCTTCTGGAACTTCTCCTATACCTATAGAGATCAAACTCCCAGAAAAGATAAAGGAGCAAAAATCGCAGATAGTTATAAACAAGGAAATTGCATCTTCTGGAACAGCAGGCCTTTTCTATGCGGATCCTGAAAAACATTATGGAGTAGTATATTTTGCCTTTGGACTTGAAGGCCTTTCTCCTGATATAAGTGGTGAGGTCTTAGGAAGAGTAAAATATGCATTGTTCTCCTCTCCAGATATAACTGCTACCGTCACTTCAAGTTTTAATCCTAATAATAACGAAAACTGCAATATTAATTTAACAGTACAAGACAATGTAGGATACGCATATATTACAGTAAAAATCTATAGTACTTTAAATAATCAAAAGAAAGATTTAATAAGGACTCTTGTAGAAAATACAAGAGTTGATAATGGAACATATAATTTCGCATGGGATGGAAAGGATGAAAATGGAAAGGTAAATCCAGGAAGATATATGGTAGAAATCTCTGCAAAGGATGAACTAAACAACATTACTACAAAAACCTACTACATTACCATTCCTTATGGAGTCCCATTATCCTTCCTAAATGTAACAAAATTCTCAAAAACCTTTAATCCCAATAAAGAATTTGCAGAGATTTACTTTACAATAACCCAGGATGCTTCTGTAAAATTCATAGTATATAGCCTTGCTGGAGTAAAACTTTACGAAAAAGACCTTGGATATCTACCAGCAGGAGACTATAGCATAATATGGGAAGGAATCAACTTAAAGGGCGAAACACTTAAGAACGGACTTTATGTATTCCAACTTGTAGCAACATCCTCAGAAGGAGAAGCAAGAATAAACAGATTTATAGGAATACTGAAGTAA